A DNA window from Bacillus sp. BGMRC 2118 contains the following coding sequences:
- a CDS encoding GHKL domain-containing protein, protein MDTKWKSRTLLFGLLFLFTFGVSSLLVGLFEGHRYIEKSYFDTDQFYDEYNHFLMLLQQYELNVIPDEEIKKSITVSTEEIEEYRTRNGNLSDQIFNIKDTYDYRIKDAKDSGNQDIADVLISERDKEIEDITKVFNNEEYVIAKIKKEKEESVEDYFNQYKHNIVEFESYQSAYKYFLTNVKTGEVFTNMNIKSLDDFSDKGLLHIHQYNREAGFLSTQDGSVIWNDVEVKKSGLFEGKIGVVDRAGTIVTGQYENYGKQQMFFLIYVALGIISLLVSLYLFKKKSGLHRLFKENWNEMYNKLPIDVKFGLFIASLLATWMSLFIIGDTLHYSGHVYETIVGLFFITVVITLLIVAMVIQGNFLFTRYKDISYITHDWPKSLVYKLYIICKEAFLIKKLGTQFFILLLVVFGLGGITAACIVAPWFVIVLIPIVVVVAPFIFIMIKQLSYFNKIMIATGDIANGNLASDLPVKGKSTLANHSAHINQLRHGVKTSKQEQVKSDRLKTELVTNISHDLRTPLTSIISYTDLLKNPDLVEEDRRAYIDIIDRKADRLKVLIDDLFDVSKMASGNMELEKKEVDIVQLLQQSLAERDDTIQTSGLDFRVQKPDYPIIVTVDGQKIWRVFDNLLGNITKYSLEGTRVYISLRELENQIEIIFKNVTKYELSENVDELFERFKRGDASRNTDGSGLGLAIAKSIIDIHDGSLEIEVDGDLFKVIVKIPK, encoded by the coding sequence TTGGATACAAAATGGAAAAGTAGAACTCTACTGTTTGGTCTGTTATTTTTATTCACTTTTGGAGTGAGTAGTTTATTAGTTGGCCTTTTTGAAGGACATCGTTATATAGAAAAAAGTTACTTTGATACCGATCAATTTTACGATGAATACAATCACTTTCTTATGCTCTTACAGCAGTATGAGTTAAATGTGATTCCGGACGAAGAAATTAAAAAATCTATTACTGTTTCAACTGAGGAAATAGAAGAATATCGTACTCGTAATGGGAATTTAAGTGATCAAATTTTCAATATAAAAGATACGTATGATTATAGAATTAAGGATGCAAAGGATTCAGGTAACCAGGATATAGCGGATGTACTGATCTCAGAGAGGGATAAAGAGATTGAGGACATTACTAAAGTCTTTAACAATGAGGAATATGTGATTGCAAAGATTAAAAAGGAAAAAGAAGAATCTGTCGAAGATTACTTCAATCAATATAAGCATAACATCGTCGAGTTTGAAAGCTATCAAAGTGCATATAAGTATTTCTTAACAAATGTAAAAACTGGGGAAGTCTTCACAAATATGAACATCAAAAGCTTAGATGACTTTTCAGATAAAGGATTACTGCATATACACCAGTATAATCGGGAAGCTGGATTTCTTTCAACACAGGACGGAAGCGTAATTTGGAATGATGTAGAAGTAAAGAAGTCCGGGTTATTTGAAGGTAAGATTGGTGTGGTAGATAGGGCAGGTACGATCGTCACAGGACAATATGAGAACTACGGAAAACAGCAGATGTTCTTTCTGATTTATGTTGCATTAGGAATAATTTCACTGCTAGTTAGTTTGTATTTATTTAAGAAAAAGAGTGGGTTACATCGATTATTTAAGGAAAATTGGAATGAGATGTACAATAAATTGCCTATTGATGTGAAATTCGGATTGTTCATTGCATCTCTACTGGCTACATGGATGAGCTTATTTATTATTGGTGATACGCTACACTATTCTGGTCATGTCTATGAAACGATTGTTGGTCTATTCTTCATCACAGTGGTTATCACCTTACTAATAGTTGCGATGGTAATTCAAGGAAACTTTTTATTCACTCGTTATAAGGATATTTCTTATATTACACATGACTGGCCAAAGAGTTTGGTGTATAAACTGTATATAATTTGTAAGGAAGCCTTTCTAATAAAAAAACTCGGTACTCAATTTTTTATTTTATTACTCGTTGTCTTTGGTTTAGGAGGGATAACGGCAGCATGTATTGTTGCTCCATGGTTTGTCATTGTGCTTATTCCAATTGTAGTTGTGGTGGCTCCGTTTATTTTCATCATGATCAAGCAGTTAAGTTACTTTAATAAAATTATGATCGCGACTGGGGACATTGCGAATGGAAATCTTGCTTCTGATCTTCCTGTCAAAGGGAAATCCACATTGGCAAATCATTCGGCGCATATTAATCAATTAAGACATGGAGTCAAAACATCAAAGCAAGAACAGGTAAAAAGTGACCGGCTAAAAACGGAGTTAGTCACGAATATCAGTCATGATTTACGTACTCCATTAACTTCCATTATTTCGTATACAGACTTATTAAAAAATCCAGACTTAGTTGAGGAAGATCGCAGAGCCTATATTGACATTATTGATCGGAAGGCAGACAGATTAAAGGTGTTAATTGATGATTTGTTTGATGTTTCTAAGATGGCAAGTGGAAATATGGAATTAGAGAAAAAAGAAGTCGATATCGTACAGCTTCTGCAGCAATCATTAGCTGAACGCGATGATACGATTCAAACATCGGGACTGGATTTCAGAGTGCAAAAGCCAGATTATCCAATTATTGTTACTGTAGACGGACAGAAAATATGGAGAGTATTTGATAATCTGCTAGGTAATATAACGAAATACTCGTTAGAAGGTACGAGAGTATACATTTCTCTGAGAGAATTAGAAAATCAAATTGAGATTATCTTTAAAAATGTAACAAAATATGAACTGAGTGAGAATGTAGATGAGCTCTTTGAACGGTTTAAACGGGGAGATGCTTCACGTAATACAGATGGCTCAGGATTAGGGCTGGCCATTGCTAAATCCATTATTGATATACACGATGGGTCATTAGAGATAGAGGTAGATGGCGATTTATTTAAAGTAATTGTAAAAATACCAAAATAA
- a CDS encoding NERD domain-containing protein gives MHLIIKACTKPLKVTALEALLRRIPQNHPKSLQIKEELRRRTAGYRGELAVSYHLSSMPDNDFYIVYDLRLPLDNKIFQIDILLLSSNFALIIEVKNIAGMLFFDRFHKQFIRTKGDIKEGFPDPISQAYRLRSQLHEWIKGKFKITMPIEAVVVLSHPSSVIQTDHTRDSEVKKMVIHAEHLLEYIETMKEMYPNPISTAKTIKRLSKNLVKHHNTPTFSLQTSYQINDSEIITGVQCPHCQAIPMNRLKGRWLCSTCMKTSKEAHVKAIQDSFLLLSPTINNEQFRKFVHIQSKDTAYKLLTSMNLPHNGHTKGRVYFSPSE, from the coding sequence ATGCATTTGATTATAAAAGCTTGCACGAAACCATTAAAAGTTACTGCGCTTGAAGCTTTATTAAGACGAATTCCTCAGAACCATCCCAAATCTCTACAAATAAAAGAAGAGTTACGACGAAGAACTGCTGGATACAGGGGGGAACTTGCTGTAAGTTACCACTTATCCTCCATGCCTGACAATGACTTCTACATTGTGTACGATCTTCGCCTACCCCTAGATAACAAGATTTTTCAGATTGATATTCTATTACTTTCATCTAATTTCGCCCTTATTATTGAAGTGAAAAATATTGCTGGAATGTTATTTTTTGACCGTTTTCATAAGCAATTCATACGAACAAAAGGAGATATAAAAGAGGGTTTCCCGGATCCGATATCGCAAGCCTATAGATTAAGATCGCAACTACATGAATGGATCAAGGGAAAGTTCAAAATAACGATGCCAATTGAAGCTGTTGTTGTTCTGAGCCATCCTTCTTCAGTTATTCAAACTGATCACACAAGAGATTCAGAAGTTAAAAAGATGGTTATCCATGCCGAACATTTACTCGAATACATAGAGACAATGAAAGAGATGTATCCAAACCCAATATCCACCGCAAAAACCATAAAAAGACTTAGTAAGAATCTAGTAAAGCATCATAACACTCCTACCTTTTCCCTTCAAACATCCTATCAAATAAATGATTCTGAGATTATAACAGGTGTCCAATGCCCTCATTGCCAAGCTATACCGATGAATAGGTTAAAAGGGAGATGGCTATGCTCCACTTGCATGAAGACTTCCAAAGAAGCACACGTGAAGGCCATACAGGATTCTTTTCTACTTCTATCGCCTACTATAAATAATGAACAATTTCGTAAGTTTGTACATATTCAGTCAAAGGACACAGCCTACAAGCTTCTTACATCGATGAACCTTCCTCACAATGGACACACAAAAGGAAGGGTGTATTTCAGCCCTTCCGAATAA
- a CDS encoding ABC transporter ATP-binding protein → MTQEPILSLKDLTKRYDHKLVLNNINLDVYKGQVIGYIGPNGAGKSTTVKIMLGLVSDYSGQVKIFGSDISDGDIEYKKKVGYVPETAEVYDALTAIEYLTFIGQLYGMEKAKVEQKATSLMKQFGLESVYHSRISSFSKGMKQKVLIISSLLHNPDLIFWDEPLSGLDANSVMIVKELLAQLAGSGKTIFYSSHIMDVVEKISNRVVLLTDGRIVADGSFEELQKQSTEGTLEKIFNQLTGFTNHKQIAEDFVSIVQEV, encoded by the coding sequence ATGACGCAAGAACCTATCTTATCACTAAAAGATTTAACTAAACGATACGATCATAAGCTAGTGCTAAATAATATCAATTTGGATGTATACAAAGGACAAGTTATCGGATATATTGGCCCGAATGGAGCAGGAAAGAGCACAACAGTTAAAATCATGCTCGGATTAGTATCAGACTACTCTGGGCAAGTGAAAATATTCGGATCAGATATAAGTGATGGTGATATTGAGTATAAGAAGAAGGTTGGGTATGTACCTGAAACTGCCGAAGTATATGATGCACTGACAGCTATTGAATATTTAACGTTTATTGGTCAACTGTATGGAATGGAGAAAGCAAAAGTAGAGCAAAAGGCAACCTCGCTCATGAAGCAATTTGGTTTAGAGTCTGTCTATCATTCTCGTATCTCTTCGTTTTCAAAAGGAATGAAACAAAAGGTATTGATCATTTCGAGTCTACTGCATAATCCTGATCTAATTTTCTGGGATGAACCATTGAGTGGGCTTGATGCAAACAGTGTCATGATTGTAAAAGAACTACTGGCACAGCTGGCAGGGAGCGGGAAAACTATTTTTTATTCCTCACACATTATGGATGTTGTAGAAAAAATATCAAACCGAGTTGTCCTGCTCACAGATGGAAGAATCGTGGCAGATGGAAGCTTTGAAGAGTTACAAAAACAAAGCACTGAAGGAACATTGGAAAAAATCTTTAATCAGCTGACTGGATTTACTAACCATAAACAAATTGCTGAAGACTTTGTTTCCATCGTTCAAGAGGTATAG
- a CDS encoding VOC family protein — MIQGISQIAVPITDVGVAISFYKEKLGLPLLFNTESMAFFEANGIRLLLSLPEQEQYQHSSSVIYFKVEDIETSFQNYKQMGIEFNDQPHLVAKMGNTQTWMTFFKDPFDNVHALMSEVVGE; from the coding sequence ATGATACAAGGAATAAGTCAAATTGCTGTTCCAATTACGGATGTAGGTGTTGCGATTAGCTTTTACAAAGAGAAGTTAGGCTTGCCTCTTTTATTTAATACTGAGAGTATGGCTTTCTTTGAGGCAAACGGCATACGATTGCTACTAAGCCTCCCAGAGCAGGAACAGTACCAACATTCAAGCTCCGTTATTTACTTTAAGGTAGAAGATATCGAAACATCCTTTCAAAATTATAAGCAAATGGGAATTGAATTTAACGACCAGCCTCACCTTGTTGCAAAAATGGGAAATACCCAAACTTGGATGACGTTCTTTAAAGACCCCTTTGATAATGTACATGCACTGATGAGTGAGGTTGTGGGGGAATAG
- a CDS encoding threonine/serine exporter family protein — MREKIYEPYDVIETCLLAGKIMLQSGAETYRVEDTMIRIAASYGIDQAHSYVTPTGILFSIDGVEPTKLVRIVERSTDLQKVTQVNGISRTISTGVLSPNEAIQQLKEIEREPHAYPVWIQIIAAAVSSGCFMLMFKGDWTDFIPACIAGGAGFACLLYFNHLLKVKFFAEFSASLVIGLVSFLFITLDVGKELDKIIIGSVMPLVPGLLITNAIRDLMAGHLVSGISKGAEAFLTAFAIGSGIATVLSLF, encoded by the coding sequence ATGAGAGAAAAGATATATGAGCCATACGACGTGATTGAGACCTGTTTATTAGCTGGAAAGATTATGTTACAAAGTGGGGCGGAGACATATAGAGTGGAAGATACGATGATACGTATAGCAGCCTCATATGGTATAGACCAAGCACATAGCTATGTAACGCCTACAGGTATATTATTTTCTATTGATGGTGTTGAGCCAACAAAGCTCGTTCGGATTGTGGAGCGTTCTACTGATCTACAAAAGGTTACACAAGTAAACGGGATATCGAGAACGATTAGTACCGGGGTGTTATCACCAAATGAAGCGATTCAACAGCTAAAAGAAATTGAGAGGGAGCCTCATGCGTATCCTGTCTGGATACAGATTATTGCGGCAGCCGTTTCTAGTGGTTGTTTTATGCTTATGTTTAAAGGTGATTGGACTGATTTTATTCCTGCTTGTATAGCAGGAGGAGCAGGGTTTGCTTGTTTATTGTATTTTAACCATCTATTAAAAGTTAAATTTTTTGCAGAGTTTTCTGCTTCACTTGTGATAGGGCTTGTCTCATTTTTATTTATCACTCTTGATGTAGGGAAAGAACTGGATAAAATAATCATAGGGTCTGTGATGCCATTAGTACCAGGATTGTTAATAACGAATGCTATTCGTGATTTAATGGCTGGGCATCTTGTTTCTGGAATATCAAAAGGTGCTGAAGCATTTTTAACGGCCTTTGCAATCGGTTCTGGAATTGCAACAGTATTATCGTTATTTTAG
- a CDS encoding threonine/serine exporter, which yields MIVQVITSFIASASFAILFNAPKNSLIKCGFVGMVGWFTYTLLTMLKVDVVMATFASSLFIALISQFFAKRYRTPIIIFSVAGIIPLVPGGLAYDAMRNFVINDYELAMQLAAKAFMISGAIAIGIVFSEVINQLSRKREKQINTP from the coding sequence ATGATTGTACAAGTGATAACAAGTTTTATTGCATCTGCCTCCTTTGCTATCTTGTTTAATGCACCGAAAAATTCTTTAATCAAATGTGGCTTCGTCGGGATGGTAGGGTGGTTTACCTATACCTTGTTAACAATGTTAAAGGTGGATGTCGTAATGGCAACCTTCGCTTCTTCCTTATTTATTGCACTGATCAGTCAATTTTTTGCAAAACGGTATCGTACACCGATTATCATTTTTAGTGTTGCGGGAATTATTCCACTCGTCCCAGGTGGATTAGCTTATGATGCGATGAGAAATTTTGTGATTAATGATTACGAACTGGCTATGCAGCTAGCAGCTAAAGCATTTATGATATCAGGAGCTATCGCAATCGGAATTGTCTTTTCAGAAGTAATTAATCAATTGTCACGAAAAAGAGAAAAACAAATAAATACACCATAA
- a CDS encoding acetamidase, which yields MSNLHTVKLESKHLHASFSQQYEPILTVQSGDTLIVTTPDIAFGFSEEKGMERIQYHSKEKEAGWGHPMIGPIKVEEARQGMTLEVTLHEIETGWYGWNCAGGKKSWQNEVLGISGTDEVKLDWNLDRERKIGTTTVGKQRMSVTLQPFMGVLGVAPGESGIHSTTPPRRVGGNIDCKELVSGSTLYLPIEVDGALFSIGDGHAAQGDGEVSGQAIECPMNKVTFSLKVRDDMVIDFPRANTPSGWLTFGFHEDLNEATAIALQGMITLIQEQYQVSKTEATALASVVVDLRITQVVNSVKGVHAVLPHGAIR from the coding sequence TTGAGTAATTTACATACAGTAAAGTTAGAGAGTAAACATTTACATGCATCATTTAGTCAGCAGTATGAGCCAATTTTAACTGTACAATCAGGAGATACGCTTATCGTCACGACACCAGACATTGCATTTGGATTTTCTGAAGAAAAGGGAATGGAAAGAATTCAATATCATTCTAAGGAAAAAGAAGCAGGTTGGGGTCATCCAATGATTGGACCCATAAAAGTGGAAGAGGCACGGCAAGGTATGACGCTAGAAGTGACTCTACATGAAATTGAAACAGGATGGTATGGTTGGAATTGTGCAGGAGGAAAGAAAAGTTGGCAAAATGAAGTGCTTGGTATCTCGGGAACGGATGAAGTAAAACTAGATTGGAATCTGGATAGAGAAAGAAAAATTGGTACAACAACAGTTGGAAAACAGCGTATGTCAGTCACATTACAGCCATTTATGGGGGTATTAGGAGTTGCTCCAGGCGAATCAGGTATTCATTCGACAACACCTCCAAGACGAGTTGGAGGTAATATTGATTGCAAGGAATTAGTCAGTGGTAGTACGCTGTATCTTCCAATAGAAGTAGATGGAGCTCTATTTTCCATTGGTGACGGACATGCAGCGCAAGGAGACGGAGAAGTATCTGGACAGGCAATTGAATGTCCGATGAATAAGGTCACTTTTTCATTAAAGGTAAGAGATGATATGGTTATTGATTTTCCAAGAGCGAATACTCCATCTGGCTGGTTAACATTTGGTTTTCATGAGGATTTAAATGAAGCAACAGCCATTGCACTTCAAGGAATGATTACGCTCATACAAGAGCAATATCAAGTGTCAAAGACAGAAGCAACGGCTCTCGCAAGTGTTGTTGTGGATTTAAGAATTACCCAGGTCGTTAATTCAGTAAAGGGCGTTCATGCCGTATTACCACATGGTGCTATAAGATAG
- a CDS encoding carbon-nitrogen hydrolase family protein — MKIRVSAVQYHLHTIQSFEEFANQCEHYVRTASEYESEFVLFPEFFTTQLLSIGSNQGTTLTINELPGFTDQYRTLFSRLAVEYKMHIIGGTHVVSKGDKLYNVAHLFYPNGEIGEQAKLHITPTEVTGWNMAAGDAFQLFDTEKGRIAILTCYDIEFPEIVRIAKAKGADVIFCPSCTDDRHGFHRVRYTSHARAIENQVYVVLTGTVGSLPTVDFMRANFGQAAIITPNDIPFPPKGLLAEGELNNDMIVTADLDLNLLYDVREKGSVTTWRDRRTDLYTDWDDVKVKR; from the coding sequence ATGAAAATTCGAGTATCTGCAGTTCAATATCATTTACACACAATCCAATCTTTTGAAGAGTTTGCAAACCAATGTGAACATTATGTAAGAACGGCTTCTGAATATGAATCAGAGTTTGTTTTATTTCCAGAGTTTTTTACAACTCAGTTATTATCAATCGGGAGTAACCAAGGAACAACGTTAACCATTAACGAATTGCCAGGTTTTACAGACCAATATCGTACGTTGTTTTCTAGATTAGCCGTAGAGTATAAGATGCATATTATTGGTGGCACTCATGTTGTATCAAAAGGTGATAAATTATATAATGTAGCACACCTTTTCTACCCTAATGGTGAAATTGGTGAGCAGGCGAAGCTTCATATTACTCCAACAGAAGTAACTGGCTGGAATATGGCAGCAGGGGACGCTTTTCAATTATTTGATACTGAGAAAGGTAGAATTGCGATTCTTACTTGTTATGATATTGAATTTCCAGAAATTGTTCGAATTGCGAAAGCCAAAGGAGCTGACGTTATTTTCTGCCCTTCATGTACGGATGACAGGCACGGTTTCCACCGTGTACGCTATACGAGCCATGCACGTGCGATTGAGAACCAAGTCTATGTTGTGTTAACTGGAACAGTAGGTTCCCTGCCAACTGTCGATTTCATGCGTGCGAACTTTGGTCAGGCTGCTATCATTACACCGAATGACATCCCTTTCCCGCCGAAAGGACTATTAGCTGAAGGTGAACTGAACAACGATATGATTGTAACAGCTGATTTAGATTTAAATTTATTATATGATGTAAGAGAAAAAGGCTCTGTTACAACGTGGAGAGACAGACGAACAGACCTATATACAGACTGGGACGACGTAAAAGTAAAGAGATAA
- a CDS encoding GNAT family N-acetyltransferase: MEYKRITTIEDPLFKKLHDLMSTIFPKEEVLEYSLWKEPLEDPSIRVFVSVHEGEVVGATEYRYYPDWNIAMTDFTIIGKPGLGIGHFLATERMKDLKKLANENGKELAGMFAEIYDPYKVDGSKFEGNDLMNPFVRREVLSHLGYKRLDFSYVHPSWENNGAAVSGLDLGYMPLNGEQQSVQAALIVNFLTTYYTVLSNKPKEWIDMIDHLKQQEHVTLLPL; encoded by the coding sequence GTGGAATATAAACGCATCACAACTATAGAAGACCCATTATTTAAAAAGTTACATGATTTGATGTCTACCATTTTTCCTAAAGAAGAAGTGCTTGAATACTCACTTTGGAAAGAGCCGCTTGAGGATCCAAGTATCCGAGTATTTGTTAGTGTTCATGAAGGAGAGGTAGTCGGTGCTACCGAATACAGATATTATCCTGACTGGAACATTGCAATGACGGACTTTACAATCATCGGAAAACCTGGTTTAGGAATTGGACACTTCCTTGCAACAGAACGTATGAAAGACCTCAAAAAGCTTGCGAATGAAAATGGAAAAGAACTTGCAGGCATGTTTGCTGAAATTTATGATCCATATAAGGTAGACGGATCTAAATTCGAAGGCAACGATTTAATGAATCCTTTCGTGCGTAGAGAAGTGTTATCGCATTTAGGTTATAAACGTCTAGACTTTTCATATGTTCACCCATCTTGGGAAAACAATGGAGCTGCCGTTTCAGGCTTAGACCTCGGCTATATGCCACTAAACGGGGAGCAACAGAGTGTTCAAGCAGCCTTAATTGTAAACTTTTTAACAACGTATTATACAGTTCTGTCAAATAAGCCCAAAGAGTGGATTGACATGATTGACCACTTGAAGCAACAAGAGCACGTTACACTATTGCCACTATAA
- the kynA gene encoding tryptophan 2,3-dioxygenase, producing the protein MSRHKDEGLHTNFSKDMSYGDYLKLDSILDSQDRLSNHHDEMMFIVIHQTSELWMKLIIHEMVEAKAFIEKNDLEPAFKMLARVSRIQEQLIGSWDVLSTLTPSEYMEFRDRLGKSSGFQSHQNRMIEFLLGAKREDVLSVYQHEKEKYNQLTNYLHSPSIYDTAIKALAMRGFTIDSEYLQRDWSKQYQYNESVEKAWLAVYKDVKKHWDLYELAEKLVDVETRHQKWRYSHMLTVERIIGNKRGTGGSSGVDYLKRVLDHRFFPELWSIRTQL; encoded by the coding sequence ATGAGTCGGCACAAGGATGAAGGGTTACATACGAACTTTTCAAAAGATATGAGTTATGGAGATTATTTGAAATTAGATTCAATTCTTGATAGCCAGGACCGGTTATCCAATCATCATGATGAAATGATGTTTATTGTGATTCATCAAACAAGCGAACTATGGATGAAGCTTATCATTCATGAAATGGTTGAAGCAAAAGCGTTCATTGAAAAAAATGATTTGGAACCGGCTTTTAAAATGCTGGCTAGAGTTTCTAGAATTCAAGAACAGCTCATAGGTTCATGGGATGTATTATCGACACTAACACCCTCAGAATATATGGAATTTAGAGATCGATTAGGAAAATCTTCTGGTTTTCAGTCACACCAAAATAGAATGATTGAGTTTTTACTGGGTGCAAAGAGAGAAGATGTACTGTCTGTTTATCAACATGAAAAGGAAAAATACAATCAGTTGACCAACTATCTACACAGCCCAAGCATTTATGACACAGCAATTAAAGCATTAGCTATGCGAGGATTTACGATAGATTCTGAATACTTACAAAGAGATTGGTCCAAGCAATACCAATACAATGAAAGTGTAGAAAAGGCGTGGCTAGCTGTCTATAAAGATGTAAAGAAACATTGGGATTTATATGAGTTAGCCGAAAAATTGGTTGACGTTGAGACTAGGCACCAAAAGTGGCGATACAGTCATATGTTGACAGTTGAGCGTATCATTGGAAATAAAAGAGGTACGGGTGGTTCTTCGGGAGTTGACTATTTAAAGCGAGTGTTAGATCATCGGTTTTTTCCTGAGTTATGGAGTATTCGAACACAGCTTTAA